A section of the Osmia lignaria lignaria isolate PbOS001 chromosome 16, iyOsmLign1, whole genome shotgun sequence genome encodes:
- the ninaC gene encoding STKc_myosinIII_N_like and MYSc_Myo21 domain-containing protein ninaC isoform X4 — protein MSEYGYGRRGGSDQRRSRSRGDDDNYDDRGRNTLQRLDSIQDPGKRYLLRECIGSGVCGDVYEAIDQQAGNKKVAVKVQKLTPESQSLIIEEYKVLRDFATHPNLPDFYGIYRRRSGKKTEYDQIWFVMELCDGGTVMDLVHGLLSKDKKMREEHIGFILREVIQAMAFLHENNVMHRDIRGNNIVLTREGEVKLVDFGLSRMVQSEMGKRYTCIGSPCWMAPEVAASKGNTSDAGYGNRADVWAVGITAIEIADGKPPFQDMHPTRALFQIVRNPPPNLYRPSNWSQNFNDFIAECLEKNPENRPYMAEIAEHPFLADIPEDDFLMTKEIKILMMDVGTKGRQERRPEVIVRKGFLKTHQTDPLEPMFMEDLAALETLTEDAILDELHERLRQGYYHSFIGDILLILNPNEKQDIYGSDYHTKYQCKSRSDNAPHIFSVGDSAFQDVLHNEEPQHILLAGESNSGKTTNMLYLIEHLMYLGKSLQDTGARLMKAIKVLHAFSNAATPLNPNSTRCVLQIQTTYGSSGKASGGIFWLYQLEKWRVSTRDRNQSNFHVFYYFYDGLDATNKLKQYNLPAGRRMRYLRISEKGTERKRSFKVRNDPRGNVVKFEELKENLKILEMDEYYETIWKVMAAILTLGEIRFVEGNNGEADMDNNDAANRVAQLLNLDEKKFIWALLNYCIISGGAVVRKKHTCDEAKEARDVLANTIYQRLVDWIVNTINHKFTVTRTLFGDKYVINVMDLFGFECFAVNRLEQLIVNTMNEQMQCYYNQRVFAWEMQEQEEEDIPVQRLHFYDNKDAIDHLMSKDRGLFSVIDDASKHMLDYQYIMNKLEQRAENVYIKAASSHEFTVAHYTGKLIYDASEMAEKNRDFIPPEMIETLRQSSIETMKEMFTNKLTKTGNLTIVVEHPKVADKKTSKGKWGALMQETAKPKRYNTASRGQYSQTRKMRTSAATFKSTSLEILKNLSTGSGSGGIHFIRCIRSDLEGAPRGFYREVVRQQIRALAILDTAKARQRGYPHRISFPEFLRRYQFLAFDFDENVEITKDNCRLLLIRLKMEGWVIGKTKVFLKYYNEEYLSRLYETQVKKIVKVQCMMRAFLARKSMASKITSTVKKEVVKKASIKKKEASVELSEDQAAVMIQKAYRGHAVRKEMAPQLGKGPMDPQMMDMMKFYSSKWRSKSIFQVLLRYRAARYQDLVQFSQQVHLFNQAIVGSLTQTNNQISLDKVEPNVSASVYLGHMRPPEVHKLPFNFYNELPIPDSSMGMGLGSASSASDDEHEAWDAPLRRQTVPWANRNTRTRETRISRSDVHRKNQPEAEWVTPGINKFRATVVPYHLLTLTILAQRC, from the exons ATGAGCGAATACGGATACGGCAGGAGGGGTGGATCAGATCAGAGACGTTCAAGAAGCAGAGGTGACGATGACAATTACGATGATCGAGGAAGAAACACCCTACAGCGTCTGGATAGTATTCAAGACCCTGGAAAACGTTACCTTCTCAGGGAGTGCATAGGATCTGGTGTCTGTGGAGACGTTTACGAAGCCATCGATCAGCAAGCAG GAAACAAGAAGGTTGCTGTGAAGGTGCAAAAGCTTACACCTGAATCGCAGTCTCTGATCATCGAGGAATACAAAGTCCTTCGGGATTTCGCAACCCACCCAAATCTGCCAGACTTTTATGGAATCTATCGTAGGAGATCCGGCAAGAAGACCGAGTACGATCAAATATGGTTCGTGATGGAG CTTTGCGACGGTGGAACTGTGATGGACCTCGTTCACGGCCTGTTATCCAAGGACAAGAAGATGCGCGAGGAGCATATAGGTTTCATCTTGAGGGAAGTGATCCAG GCGATGGCCTTTCTGCACGAGAACAACGTGATGCACCGTGACATACGTGGCAATAATATCGTGCTGACGAGGGAGGGTGAAGTGAAGCTGGTCGATTTTGGATTGTCGAGGATGGTTCAAAGTGAAATGGGTAAACGTTACACGTGTATCGGATCGCCGTGTTGGATGGCACCGGAAGTGGCAGCGAGCAAAGGGAACACATCGGATGCCGGTTATGGAAACCGCGCAGACGTTTGGGCGGTCGGTATCACCGCGATCGAGATAGCTGACGGGAAACCACCGTTTCAGGACATGCATCCAACCAGAGCGCTTTTTCAAATCGTTCGCAATCCCCCGCCAAATTTGTACAGACCCTCGAATTGGTCGCAAAATTTCAACGACTTCATTGCCGA ATGTCTCGAGAAGAATCCGGAAAACAGACCGTACATGGCGGAAATAGCCGAGCATCCTTTTCTAGCCGATATACCCGAGGACGATTTTCTG ATGACGAAAGAGATCAAGATACTGATGATGGACGTGGGTACGAAAGGTAGACAGGAAAGGAGACCGGAAGTGATAGTTCGAAAGGGTTTCCTAAAg ACCCATCAAACGGATCCTCTGGAGCCTATGTTTATGGAAGATCTCGCGGCACTCGAGACACTCACGGAGGACGCGATTTTGGACGAACTGCACGAACGATTGCGGCAAGGTTATTACCATAGTTTCATCGGTGATATCCTGTTGATTTTAAATCCGAACGAGAAACAGGACATTTATGGGTCTGAT TATCACACCAAGTACCAGTGCAAATCTCGATCGGATAACGCGCCTCACATATTCTCGGTAGGAGATAGCGCTTTTCAGGACGTGCTGCACAACGAAGAGCCTCAACACATCCTATTAGCCGGAGAGAGTAATTCAGGAAAAACGACGAACATGTTGTATCTCATAGAGCATCTGATGTATCTGGGAAAG AGCCTGCAAGATACCGGTGCTAGGCTGATGAAAGCTATAAAGGTGCTTCACGCGTTCAGCAACGCTGCCACGCCGCTAAATCCTAATTCGACCAGATGCGTGTTGCAAATACAAACCACCTACGGATCGTCTGGCAAAGCGTCCGGTGGCATATTTTGGTTGTATCAGCTGGAAAAATGGCGTGTTTCTACTCGCGACAG AAACCAATCGAATTTTCACGTGTTCTACTATTTTTACGACGGTCTCGACGCCACGAACAAATTGAAACAGTACAATCTACCGGCCGGAAGAAGGATGAGGTATCTTCGAATTAGCGAGAAGGGAACGGAAAGGAAACGATCGTTTAAAGTTAGGAACGATCCACGCGGGAACGTGGTCAAGTTCGAAGAGCTGAAGGAGAATCTAAAAATCTTAGAGATGGATGAGTATTATGAAACGATATGGAAGGTGATGGCGGCGATTTTGACTTTGGGAGAGATTCGATTCGTCGAAGGTAACAACGGAGAGGCTGATATGGATAACAACGACGCGGCTAACAGAG TGGCTCAACTGCTGAATCTGGACGAAAAGAAGTTTATCTGGGCGTTGTTAAATTACTGTATAATTAGCGGTGGCGCCGTGGTGCGCAAAAAGCACACCTGCGATGAAGCGAAAGAGGCAAGAGACGTGCTAGCAAACACGATTTACCAGAGATTAGTTGACTGGATAGTAAACACCATCAATCATAAATTCACGGTCACTCGTACTTTATT TGGAGACAAATATGTGATCAACGTGATGGACCTATTTGGATTCGAGTGTTTCGCGGTGAATCGATTGGAACAGCTGATAGTAAACACCATGAACGAACAGATGCAGTGCTATTACAATCAAAGGGTGTTCGCCTGGGAAATG CAAGAGCAAGAGGAAGAAGATATACCCGTTCAACGTTTACACTTTTACGACAACAAGGACGCGATAGATCATCTGATGAGCAAGGACAGAGGTTTATTCAGCGTGATCGACGACGCGTCGAAGCATATGCTCGATTATCAGTACATAATGAATAAACTGGAACAACGTGCGGAGAACGTTTATATAAAAGCAGCGAGCTCTCACGAGTTCACCGTAGCTCATTACACGGGCAAATTGATTTACGACGCTAGCGAAATGGCCGAGAAGAATCGTGACTTCATACCGCCGGAAATGATCGAAACGCTCAGGCAATCTAGTATCGAGACCATGAAGGAAATGTTCACGAACAAGCTGACGAAAACCGGAAACCTGACCATCGTCGTCGAGCATCCGAAGGTCGCTGATAAGAAGACGAGCAAAGGAAAGTGGGGCGCGCTTATGCAGGAAACGGCGAAACCGAAG AGATATAACACCGCATCCCGAGGGCAATACTCGCAGACACGGAAAATGAGAACGTCCGCGGCTACCTTTAAATCCACCAGCCTTGAAATCCTTAAGAACCTTTCGACAGGTAGCGGAAGTGGTGGTATCCATTTTATCAGGTGCATCAGATCCGATCTCGAGGGGGCGCCTCGTGGCTTTTATCGCGAGGTAGTTAGGCAACAAATCAGAGCGTTGGCTATTCTCGACACTGCCAAAGCCAGGCAACGTGGCTACCCGCACAGAATAAGCTTTCCAGAATTTCTTCGAAG ATATCAATTCTTAGCGTTCGATTTCGACGAAAACGTCGAAATCACGAAAGATAACTGCCGACTATTATTGATCCGATTGAAAATGGAAGGTTGGGTGATAGGGAAAACGAAAGTGTTTCTGAAGTATTACAACGAGGAGTACCTGTCGCGTTTGTACGAAACGCAGGTGAAAAAGATAGTAAAAGTTCAATGTATGATGAGAGCGTTTTTAGCACGTAAAAGCATGGCATCGAAAATCACGTCGACCGTAAAGAAAGAAGTCG TGAAGAAAGCGTctataaagaagaaagaagcgtCGGTGGAACTGTCGGAAGATCAGGCAGCGGTAATGATTCAGAAAG CATACAGGGGTCATGCAGTGAGGAAGGAGATGGCGCCTCAACTAGGGAAAGGCCCGATGGATCCGCAAATGATGGACATGATGAAGTTTTACAGCAGCAAATGGAGATCGAAGAGTATATTCCAAGTCCTCCTACGTTACCGTGCAGCCCGGTATCAAGACCTCGTGCAATTCTCGCAACAA GTTCATCTGTTCAATCAAGCGATAGTGGGAAGTCTGACGCAGACGAATAATCAAATATCCTTAGACAAAGTGGAGCCTAACGTTTCCGCGTCCGTGTACTTAGGCCACATGAGACCACCCGAAGTGCACAAGTTACCCTTCAACTTTTATAACGAGTTACCCATCCCGGATTCGAGCATGGGGATGGGTCTGGG ATCCGCGTCATCGGCGTCTGACGATGAGCACGAAGCCTGGGACGCGCCATTACGGAGACAAACGGTGCCTTGGGCCAACAGGAACACTCGTACCAGAG AGACCCGAATATCTCGGTCCGATGTCCACCGGAAGAATCAGCCCGAAGCAGAATGGGTAACACCGGGTATCAACAAGTTCCGAGCAACCGTAGTCCCGTACCATCTGCTAACGCTCACAATCCTCGCTCA GCGATGCTGA
- the ninaC gene encoding STKc_myosinIII_N_like and MYSc_Myo21 domain-containing protein ninaC isoform X2, translating into MSEYGYGRRGGSDQRRSRSRGDDDNYDDRGRNTLQRLDSIQDPGKRYLLRECIGSGVCGDVYEAIDQQAGNKKVAVKVQKLTPESQSLIIEEYKVLRDFATHPNLPDFYGIYRRRSGKKTEYDQIWFVMELCDGGTVMDLVHGLLSKDKKMREEHIGFILREVIQAMAFLHENNVMHRDIRGNNIVLTREGEVKLVDFGLSRMVQSEMGKRYTCIGSPCWMAPEVAASKGNTSDAGYGNRADVWAVGITAIEIADGKPPFQDMHPTRALFQIVRNPPPNLYRPSNWSQNFNDFIAECLEKNPENRPYMAEIAEHPFLADIPEDDFLMTKEIKILMMDVGTKGRQERRPEVIVRKGFLKTHQTDPLEPMFMEDLAALETLTEDAILDELHERLRQGYYHSFIGDILLILNPNEKQDIYGSDYHTKYQCKSRSDNAPHIFSVGDSAFQDVLHNEEPQHILLAGESNSGKTTNMLYLIEHLMYLGKSLQDTGARLMKAIKVLHAFSNAATPLNPNSTRCVLQIQTTYGSSGKASGGIFWLYQLEKWRVSTRDRNQSNFHVFYYFYDGLDATNKLKQYNLPAGRRMRYLRISEKGTERKRSFKVRNDPRGNVVKFEELKENLKILEMDEYYETIWKVMAAILTLGEIRFVEGNNGEADMDNNDAANRVAQLLNLDEKKFIWALLNYCIISGGAVVRKKHTCDEAKEARDVLANTIYQRLVDWIVNTINHKFTVTRTLFGDKYVINVMDLFGFECFAVNRLEQLIVNTMNEQMQCYYNQRVFAWEMQEQEEEDIPVQRLHFYDNKDAIDHLMSKDRGLFSVIDDASKHMLDYQYIMNKLEQRAENVYIKAASSHEFTVAHYTGKLIYDASEMAEKNRDFIPPEMIETLRQSSIETMKEMFTNKLTKTGNLTIVVEHPKVADKKTSKGKWGALMQETAKPKRYNTASRGQYSQTRKMRTSAATFKSTSLEILKNLSTGSGSGGIHFIRCIRSDLEGAPRGFYREVVRQQIRALAILDTAKARQRGYPHRISFPEFLRRYQFLAFDFDENVEITKDNCRLLLIRLKMEGWVIGKTKVFLKYYNEEYLSRLYETQVKKIVKVQCMMRAFLARKSMASKITSTVKKEVVKKASIKKKEASVELSEDQAAVMIQKAYRGHAVRKEMAPQLGKGPMDPQMMDMMKFYSSKWRSKSIFQVLLRYRAARYQDLVQFSQQVHLFNQAIVGSLTQTNNQISLDKVEPNVSASVYLGHMRPPEVHKLPFNFYNELPIPDSSMGMGLGDPNISVRCPPEESARSRMGNTGYQQVPSNRSPVPSANAHNPRSNNYDSTGSIRSRKHAPPPPIPFNQSQPPPTRSTDNYSSDARSKSNVDTGSNEWEFEDRINRNAGNVNRVNPIQELQMIGRRNNNVGNDDDEPPFNFQAMLRKTSHHRASMKRTPVYDSYSPSPLPGSGYRGTRENESNVVYRSGGSRRDSAEWSPNEMVRMSEKYGKEGAWGEDRPHTGERSKTTAESVTAEIAPGIVVEGYVAEL; encoded by the exons ATGAGCGAATACGGATACGGCAGGAGGGGTGGATCAGATCAGAGACGTTCAAGAAGCAGAGGTGACGATGACAATTACGATGATCGAGGAAGAAACACCCTACAGCGTCTGGATAGTATTCAAGACCCTGGAAAACGTTACCTTCTCAGGGAGTGCATAGGATCTGGTGTCTGTGGAGACGTTTACGAAGCCATCGATCAGCAAGCAG GAAACAAGAAGGTTGCTGTGAAGGTGCAAAAGCTTACACCTGAATCGCAGTCTCTGATCATCGAGGAATACAAAGTCCTTCGGGATTTCGCAACCCACCCAAATCTGCCAGACTTTTATGGAATCTATCGTAGGAGATCCGGCAAGAAGACCGAGTACGATCAAATATGGTTCGTGATGGAG CTTTGCGACGGTGGAACTGTGATGGACCTCGTTCACGGCCTGTTATCCAAGGACAAGAAGATGCGCGAGGAGCATATAGGTTTCATCTTGAGGGAAGTGATCCAG GCGATGGCCTTTCTGCACGAGAACAACGTGATGCACCGTGACATACGTGGCAATAATATCGTGCTGACGAGGGAGGGTGAAGTGAAGCTGGTCGATTTTGGATTGTCGAGGATGGTTCAAAGTGAAATGGGTAAACGTTACACGTGTATCGGATCGCCGTGTTGGATGGCACCGGAAGTGGCAGCGAGCAAAGGGAACACATCGGATGCCGGTTATGGAAACCGCGCAGACGTTTGGGCGGTCGGTATCACCGCGATCGAGATAGCTGACGGGAAACCACCGTTTCAGGACATGCATCCAACCAGAGCGCTTTTTCAAATCGTTCGCAATCCCCCGCCAAATTTGTACAGACCCTCGAATTGGTCGCAAAATTTCAACGACTTCATTGCCGA ATGTCTCGAGAAGAATCCGGAAAACAGACCGTACATGGCGGAAATAGCCGAGCATCCTTTTCTAGCCGATATACCCGAGGACGATTTTCTG ATGACGAAAGAGATCAAGATACTGATGATGGACGTGGGTACGAAAGGTAGACAGGAAAGGAGACCGGAAGTGATAGTTCGAAAGGGTTTCCTAAAg ACCCATCAAACGGATCCTCTGGAGCCTATGTTTATGGAAGATCTCGCGGCACTCGAGACACTCACGGAGGACGCGATTTTGGACGAACTGCACGAACGATTGCGGCAAGGTTATTACCATAGTTTCATCGGTGATATCCTGTTGATTTTAAATCCGAACGAGAAACAGGACATTTATGGGTCTGAT TATCACACCAAGTACCAGTGCAAATCTCGATCGGATAACGCGCCTCACATATTCTCGGTAGGAGATAGCGCTTTTCAGGACGTGCTGCACAACGAAGAGCCTCAACACATCCTATTAGCCGGAGAGAGTAATTCAGGAAAAACGACGAACATGTTGTATCTCATAGAGCATCTGATGTATCTGGGAAAG AGCCTGCAAGATACCGGTGCTAGGCTGATGAAAGCTATAAAGGTGCTTCACGCGTTCAGCAACGCTGCCACGCCGCTAAATCCTAATTCGACCAGATGCGTGTTGCAAATACAAACCACCTACGGATCGTCTGGCAAAGCGTCCGGTGGCATATTTTGGTTGTATCAGCTGGAAAAATGGCGTGTTTCTACTCGCGACAG AAACCAATCGAATTTTCACGTGTTCTACTATTTTTACGACGGTCTCGACGCCACGAACAAATTGAAACAGTACAATCTACCGGCCGGAAGAAGGATGAGGTATCTTCGAATTAGCGAGAAGGGAACGGAAAGGAAACGATCGTTTAAAGTTAGGAACGATCCACGCGGGAACGTGGTCAAGTTCGAAGAGCTGAAGGAGAATCTAAAAATCTTAGAGATGGATGAGTATTATGAAACGATATGGAAGGTGATGGCGGCGATTTTGACTTTGGGAGAGATTCGATTCGTCGAAGGTAACAACGGAGAGGCTGATATGGATAACAACGACGCGGCTAACAGAG TGGCTCAACTGCTGAATCTGGACGAAAAGAAGTTTATCTGGGCGTTGTTAAATTACTGTATAATTAGCGGTGGCGCCGTGGTGCGCAAAAAGCACACCTGCGATGAAGCGAAAGAGGCAAGAGACGTGCTAGCAAACACGATTTACCAGAGATTAGTTGACTGGATAGTAAACACCATCAATCATAAATTCACGGTCACTCGTACTTTATT TGGAGACAAATATGTGATCAACGTGATGGACCTATTTGGATTCGAGTGTTTCGCGGTGAATCGATTGGAACAGCTGATAGTAAACACCATGAACGAACAGATGCAGTGCTATTACAATCAAAGGGTGTTCGCCTGGGAAATG CAAGAGCAAGAGGAAGAAGATATACCCGTTCAACGTTTACACTTTTACGACAACAAGGACGCGATAGATCATCTGATGAGCAAGGACAGAGGTTTATTCAGCGTGATCGACGACGCGTCGAAGCATATGCTCGATTATCAGTACATAATGAATAAACTGGAACAACGTGCGGAGAACGTTTATATAAAAGCAGCGAGCTCTCACGAGTTCACCGTAGCTCATTACACGGGCAAATTGATTTACGACGCTAGCGAAATGGCCGAGAAGAATCGTGACTTCATACCGCCGGAAATGATCGAAACGCTCAGGCAATCTAGTATCGAGACCATGAAGGAAATGTTCACGAACAAGCTGACGAAAACCGGAAACCTGACCATCGTCGTCGAGCATCCGAAGGTCGCTGATAAGAAGACGAGCAAAGGAAAGTGGGGCGCGCTTATGCAGGAAACGGCGAAACCGAAG AGATATAACACCGCATCCCGAGGGCAATACTCGCAGACACGGAAAATGAGAACGTCCGCGGCTACCTTTAAATCCACCAGCCTTGAAATCCTTAAGAACCTTTCGACAGGTAGCGGAAGTGGTGGTATCCATTTTATCAGGTGCATCAGATCCGATCTCGAGGGGGCGCCTCGTGGCTTTTATCGCGAGGTAGTTAGGCAACAAATCAGAGCGTTGGCTATTCTCGACACTGCCAAAGCCAGGCAACGTGGCTACCCGCACAGAATAAGCTTTCCAGAATTTCTTCGAAG ATATCAATTCTTAGCGTTCGATTTCGACGAAAACGTCGAAATCACGAAAGATAACTGCCGACTATTATTGATCCGATTGAAAATGGAAGGTTGGGTGATAGGGAAAACGAAAGTGTTTCTGAAGTATTACAACGAGGAGTACCTGTCGCGTTTGTACGAAACGCAGGTGAAAAAGATAGTAAAAGTTCAATGTATGATGAGAGCGTTTTTAGCACGTAAAAGCATGGCATCGAAAATCACGTCGACCGTAAAGAAAGAAGTCG TGAAGAAAGCGTctataaagaagaaagaagcgtCGGTGGAACTGTCGGAAGATCAGGCAGCGGTAATGATTCAGAAAG CATACAGGGGTCATGCAGTGAGGAAGGAGATGGCGCCTCAACTAGGGAAAGGCCCGATGGATCCGCAAATGATGGACATGATGAAGTTTTACAGCAGCAAATGGAGATCGAAGAGTATATTCCAAGTCCTCCTACGTTACCGTGCAGCCCGGTATCAAGACCTCGTGCAATTCTCGCAACAA GTTCATCTGTTCAATCAAGCGATAGTGGGAAGTCTGACGCAGACGAATAATCAAATATCCTTAGACAAAGTGGAGCCTAACGTTTCCGCGTCCGTGTACTTAGGCCACATGAGACCACCCGAAGTGCACAAGTTACCCTTCAACTTTTATAACGAGTTACCCATCCCGGATTCGAGCATGGGGATGGGTCTGGG AGACCCGAATATCTCGGTCCGATGTCCACCGGAAGAATCAGCCCGAAGCAGAATGGGTAACACCGGGTATCAACAAGTTCCGAGCAACCGTAGTCCCGTACCATCTGCTAACGCTCACAATCCTCGCTCA AATAATTACGATAGCACTGGGTCGATACGCTCTAGAAAACACGCACCGCCACCGCCTATTCCGTTCAATCAGTCGCAACCACCCCCGACGCGTAGCACCGACAATTACAGTTCGGACGCTCGAAGTAAAAGCAACGTAGACACCGGTAGCAACGAATGGGAGTTCGAGGACAGAATTAACAGAAACGCCGGCAATGTTAATCG TGTCAATCCGATACAGGAATTGCAAATGATAGGTCGTAGGAACAACAATGTCggtaacgacgacgacgagccACCGTTCAATTTTCAG GCGATGCTGAGGAAAACCAGTCACCATCGAGCATCGATGAAACGTACCCCCGTCTACGATAGCTATTCCCCGTCACCACTGCCAGGTTCCGGATACCGTGGAACCCGCGAAAACGAGTCGAACGTTGTGTACAGAAGCGGAGGAAGTCGACGAGACTCCGCCGAGTGGAGTCCAAACGAGATGGTAAGAATGTCTGAGAAATATGGGAAAGAAGGAGCTTGGGGTGAGGATCGACCCCACACGGGTGAACGAAGCAAAACGACTGCGGAGAGTGTCACCGCGGAGATTGCTCCGGGAATCGTTGTCGAAGGTTACGTCGCCGAATTGTAA